AAGTATCGGACTGAACCAGGGCGACCGCATTGCATTACAAATGCCCAATATGCTGCAATATCCGGTGGCAATGATGGGTGCTCTGCGTGCCGGGCTGGTGATTGTTAACACCAATCCGCTGTACACTCCGCGTGAAATGCAGCACCAGTTTAAAGACTCCGGGGCGAAAGCCATACTGATCCTCGCCAATTTTGCTGTTAACCTCGAAAAGATCATTGAAAATACCAATATTCAGCATGTGATCATTACGGAGATCGGCGATTTGCTGGGCTTCCCTAAAAAGCTCATTGTGAACGCGGTAGTGAAGTACATCAAGAAAATGGTACCGGAATACCATATCAAAAACGCTGTCAGCTTCTCGACCGCGCTGTCCATTGGTTCCGGCGTTACCTATAAGCGACCAAATGTCTCCGGCCTGGATACTGCATTTATACAATATACCGGCGGAACAACCGGCGTATCGAAAGGTGCCATGCTCAACCACCGAAACCTGATCGCTAATGTGGAGGGTATTAATGAATGGCTGATGTCCAAAATGAGGAAATCAGAAACAACCGGGCAGCTTACATTAATTGCCGCATTACCGTTATACCACGTTTTTGCAATGACGATCAATGGATTGTGCGGGATCAAATGGGGCGCATTGAATGTCATGATCACCAATCCTAAGGATATCCCGGCTTTTGTAAAAGAGTTAAAAAAACACCGCTTCAATATTTTTCCCGGCCTGAATACACTTTTCAATGGCCTGTTGAACAATCCTGATTTTGCCACAGTCGATTTCACGGATCTCAAAATCACCATTGCAGGCGGAATGGCGTTGCAAAAAATCGTGGCGGAGCGCTGGGAAAAAGCTACTGGCTGCCCACTGGTGGAAGGATATGGATTATCCGAGACTTCTCCCGTTTTGTCTGTAAACCCGCTGGACGGACATCACAAACCAGGCACTATAGGCTTGCCTTTCCCAAGTACCGAAATGCGTATTTTGAGGGATGATGAAACCTGGGCTACACCTGGTGAGAGAGGCGAAATATGTGCAAAAGGTCCGCAAATTATGCTGGGCTACTACAATCGACCGGACGAAACTGCGAAAGTGATACTGGAAGATGAAAGCGGCCGGTGGTTTAAAACGGGAGATATCGG
The genomic region above belongs to Dyadobacter pollutisoli and contains:
- a CDS encoding AMP-binding protein; its protein translation is MIAISKDTYPWLKNYPEGIPYEINPDAYVSLLEMMEISFRDNAEKAAYVNMGKEMTFGRLDELSRNFAAYLQSIGLNQGDRIALQMPNMLQYPVAMMGALRAGLVIVNTNPLYTPREMQHQFKDSGAKAILILANFAVNLEKIIENTNIQHVIITEIGDLLGFPKKLIVNAVVKYIKKMVPEYHIKNAVSFSTALSIGSGVTYKRPNVSGLDTAFIQYTGGTTGVSKGAMLNHRNLIANVEGINEWLMSKMRKSETTGQLTLIAALPLYHVFAMTINGLCGIKWGALNVMITNPKDIPAFVKELKKHRFNIFPGLNTLFNGLLNNPDFATVDFTDLKITIAGGMALQKIVAERWEKATGCPLVEGYGLSETSPVLSVNPLDGHHKPGTIGLPFPSTEMRILRDDETWATPGERGEICAKGPQIMLGYYNRPDETAKVILEDESGRWFKTGDIGIEDPDGFFKIVDRKKDMILVSGFNVYPNEIEDVVAQCPGVMEVACVGVPDEKSGELVKIFVVKKDPELTEEIVKAFCKENLTGYKCPRKIEFRKELPKTNVGKILRRALREEEMAKVAK